TGCCCATTGACCTTCTGATCGTTACTGAAACATTGCGTTTTATAAGCTCGTTTTCAAAATTCTTTGCTTCTTCATGAGTACAAGGCTTGAGTCCCTTTTCCTTTACATAATTAAGCATAATTAAATTAACATGGCAGGGATACCCTCTAGTTATCTTAGCTAAGGCTTCTAATGCTTCGTTATCCATATTTTCGCCGCTTATCAATGCGTATTCATATACGACTCTTCTGCCTGTTTTTTCAAAGTAATATTTTGCTGCATTGACGATATCTGATATTTTATATTTATTAGCAATCGGCATTAGTTTTTTTCGTACTTCTTCTATGGCAGAATGCAATGAAATTGTCAAAGTTATTTTGAAACCGTCATCAGCCAATCTTATAATATTTTCAGCAAGTCCACTTGTTGATAATGAAATATTTCTTTGACTTATACTAATGCCGTCTGGATCACTTACAAGTTGTAAAAATTTGGTAACATTTTGATAGTTATCCAATGGCTCTCCGCTTCCCATAAGCACAATATTAGTTATTTTTCTATCAGTTATTGATCCGCCCAAGTATGAATTAACCATCAAAACCTGTCCCAATATTTCGCCTGCACTTAGATTGCGTTTGAGTCCGCCTATTCCAGAAGCACAAAAAGCACAGCCCATACGGCATCCAACTTGAGTGCTTACACATATAGTTGAACCATATTTATATTCCATTACAACGCCTTCAATAATATCGCCATCGTTAAGCTCATATAAGAACTTCTTAGTGTTATCTTTTTTTGAAGACAACACTTTTATAATTTTCAACGGTATTGACGTATAATGCTTAGATAATTCTTCTCTAAAGCTTTGCGGAATATCAGACATATTGGCAATATCAGTTCCATTATGCAGCCATTTGAAAATCTGTTTTGCCCTAAAGGAAGGCTGGTTTGGAAATAATTGTTTCAGTTCTTCTATATTATAATCTGTCAAGAGTTGTTTCATATTTTTTTTACCTTTGCAATAAAAAATCCTTCTGTATCTGAAATATAAGGCATAAGCTGAATATAATTATTTATTTTTAAGCCATTTACTTCTATATCAATAGGAACAGCTTCAAAATCATAATTATTTTCCAAAAACCTATTGACTATATCTTGGTTTTCTCTTTTTAAAATTGTGCAGGTGGAATAAACAAGATGACCGCCTTTTTTTAGATACCTTGCTGAAGTTTTTAA
The nucleotide sequence above comes from Clostridia bacterium. Encoded proteins:
- the rlmN gene encoding 23S rRNA (adenine(2503)-C(2))-methyltransferase RlmN; translation: MKQLLTDYNIEELKQLFPNQPSFRAKQIFKWLHNGTDIANMSDIPQSFREELSKHYTSIPLKIIKVLSSKKDNTKKFLYELNDGDIIEGVVMEYKYGSTICVSTQVGCRMGCAFCASGIGGLKRNLSAGEILGQVLMVNSYLGGSITDRKITNIVLMGSGEPLDNYQNVTKFLQLVSDPDGISISQRNISLSTSGLAENIIRLADDGFKITLTISLHSAIEEVRKKLMPIANKYKISDIVNAAKYYFEKTGRRVVYEYALISGENMDNEALEALAKITRGYPCHVNLIMLNYVKEKGLKPCTHEEAKNFENELIKRNVSVTIRRSMGSDIEGACGQLRNKVLQEHRQ